A region from the Gemmatimonadales bacterium genome encodes:
- a CDS encoding DJ-1/PfpI/YhbO family deglycase/protease codes for MAPRNRSVLYIIAPERFRDEELLEPQRALEGAGHSVLVASTRRGVAVGMLGARVNAEASLSEVLAKDFDALVFAGGAGAPSHLWDSDPALRLAREMYALGRPVAAICLSCPVLARAGVLAGKRATVFPDARAIIEMKRGGATLVDEAVVVEGIIVTARGPEAAPAFGSALVNLLGS; via the coding sequence ATGGCGCCACGAAACCGCAGCGTACTTTACATCATCGCCCCGGAACGCTTCCGCGACGAGGAGCTGCTCGAGCCCCAGCGTGCGCTCGAGGGCGCCGGCCACAGTGTGCTGGTGGCGTCCACGAGGCGTGGCGTGGCGGTCGGGATGCTTGGCGCTCGGGTCAACGCCGAGGCAAGCTTGAGCGAAGTGCTCGCCAAGGACTTCGACGCGCTGGTGTTCGCGGGCGGCGCCGGCGCGCCGTCGCACCTGTGGGACAGCGACCCCGCGCTTCGGCTCGCGCGGGAGATGTATGCCCTCGGGCGGCCGGTGGCGGCGATCTGTCTCTCCTGCCCGGTGCTCGCGCGGGCGGGTGTGCTGGCCGGCAAGCGCGCGACGGTCTTCCCCGATGCGCGCGCGATCATCGAAATGAAACGCGGCGGCGCGACCCTCGTAGATGAGGCGGTCGTGGTGGAAGGCATCATCGTCACCGCTCGCGGACCCGAGGCCGCTCCGGCCTTCGGCTCCGCGCTCGTCAACCTCCTGGGATCATGA
- a CDS encoding SUF system NifU family Fe-S cluster assembly protein encodes MADLADLYQQIIIDHNRNPRNFKHLDDANRTAHGDNPLCGDKITLYVHLDGEVISDVGFQGSGCAISQASASLMTSAVKGKTTADAEALFHAFHAMVMGETGAGDPKALGKLAAFAGVRQFPARVKCANLPWHTLHAAITASAEPVTTE; translated from the coding sequence ATGGCCGACCTCGCCGATCTCTACCAGCAAATCATCATCGACCACAACCGGAATCCGCGAAACTTCAAGCATCTCGACGACGCCAACCGCACCGCTCACGGAGACAACCCGCTCTGTGGCGACAAGATCACCCTCTACGTGCATCTGGACGGCGAGGTGATCTCCGACGTCGGCTTCCAGGGCTCCGGCTGCGCGATCTCACAGGCCTCAGCCTCGCTCATGACGAGCGCGGTCAAGGGCAAGACCACGGCCGACGCCGAAGCGCTCTTCCACGCCTTTCACGCGATGGTCATGGGTGAGACCGGGGCGGGAGACCCGAAGGCGCTCGGCAAGCTCGCCGCCTTCGCCGGAGTGCGGCAGTTCCCTGCCCGGGTCAAGTGTGCCAATCTTCCATGGCACACGCTTCACGCCGCTATCACCGCCTCTGCGGAGCCAGTCACGACCGAGTAG
- a CDS encoding cysteine desulfurase → MRTDFPILQERVHGKPLVYVDNGATSQKPRQVIDAISRYYATENANVHRGVYWLSEHATALYEGAREKARRFVNAREAREIIFVRGTTEAINLVASSFGRANLSAGDEVLVTAMEHHSNIVPWQLICGERGARLRVIPMDQRGVLCVDEVPKLLGPKTKLVAMVHVSNSLGTINPVKEIVALAHARGIPVLVDGAQAAPHLPIDVQDLDCDFYTVSGHKMFGPTGIGVLYGKAERLDSMAPYQGGGDMIRSVTFEKTTYAPLPAKFEAGTPHIAGAVGLGAAIDYLAALDWQQLAAHEADLLAYATGSLAQVTGLRLIGTAPHKASVVSFVMDGVHAHDVGTIVDQEGVAIRTGHHCTQPVMDFFGVPATARASFAFYNDRDDVDRLVEAVKKVREVFA, encoded by the coding sequence CTGAGAACGGACTTTCCCATCCTCCAGGAGCGGGTGCACGGCAAGCCGCTCGTCTACGTGGACAACGGGGCGACCAGCCAGAAGCCGCGCCAGGTGATCGACGCGATCTCCCGTTACTACGCGACCGAGAACGCCAACGTCCACCGCGGCGTCTACTGGCTGAGCGAGCACGCGACGGCGCTCTACGAGGGCGCGCGGGAGAAGGCGCGCCGCTTCGTGAACGCGCGCGAGGCGCGCGAGATCATCTTCGTGCGCGGCACCACGGAAGCGATCAACCTGGTGGCGAGCAGTTTCGGCCGCGCCAACCTGTCGGCGGGCGACGAAGTGCTCGTCACCGCGATGGAGCATCATTCCAACATCGTCCCGTGGCAGCTGATCTGCGGGGAGCGCGGCGCCCGGCTCCGCGTGATCCCGATGGACCAGCGCGGCGTGCTGTGCGTGGACGAGGTCCCGAAGCTCCTCGGCCCGAAGACGAAGCTGGTCGCCATGGTGCACGTCTCGAACTCGCTCGGCACGATCAATCCGGTGAAGGAGATCGTGGCGCTCGCCCACGCGCGCGGGATCCCCGTGCTCGTCGACGGCGCACAGGCGGCGCCGCACCTGCCCATCGACGTGCAGGACCTGGACTGCGATTTCTACACGGTGTCCGGCCACAAGATGTTCGGGCCGACCGGCATCGGGGTGCTGTACGGCAAGGCCGAGCGGCTCGATTCCATGGCGCCGTACCAGGGCGGCGGCGACATGATCCGTTCGGTCACGTTCGAGAAGACGACCTACGCGCCGCTCCCGGCGAAGTTCGAAGCGGGCACGCCGCATATCGCGGGCGCGGTCGGGCTCGGCGCCGCCATAGACTATCTGGCCGCGCTCGACTGGCAGCAGCTCGCCGCGCACGAGGCGGATCTGCTGGCGTATGCGACGGGATCGCTGGCGCAGGTCACCGGGCTCCGGTTGATCGGCACCGCGCCACACAAGGCGAGCGTCGTCTCCTTCGTGATGGACGGCGTTCACGCGCACGACGTCGGCACGATCGTGGACCAGGAGGGCGTCGCCATCCGGACCGGCCATCACTGCACCCAGCCCGTGATGGACTTCTTCGGCGTGCCGGCGACGGCGCGTGCGTCGTTCGCCTTCTACAACGACCGCGATGACGTGGACCGGTTGGTCGAGGCGGTGAAGAAGGTCCGCGAGGTGTTCGCCTGA
- the sufD gene encoding Fe-S cluster assembly protein SufD, whose amino-acid sequence MNAPRVLDRFMAQHEAFARNGGKVAPEWLRVLRAGALARFAELGFPTTKLEAWRFTSVQPIAETAFAPASEASGELPAGKSLERLELCEARRHLAVFVNGRFVEALSSVAGLPAGARVGSLVGALEREPELVERHLARQALLDDNAFAALNTAFVHDGAFVYLPEGTVMEEPVQLLFLSMPGAEPMVSHPRSLIVVERMARASVVETYAGHGDGVYWTNAVTEVVLGDGARADCYRVQRESERAYHVATTQTRQGRDSVLSVHAVVLGAVLSRHDIGTVLDGPGGKCTLNGLYLLEGRQHADHHTTIDHAQPHCESHEYFNGVLDGRSRGVFNGRIIVRKGAQRTDSKQTNNNLVLSEEARADSQPQLEIYADDVKCTHGATLGPIDEKALFYLKSRGLSPNEAQGLLTYGFGAEILDRMEIAPLRVQLERLVRARLLNRARGRRAA is encoded by the coding sequence GTGAACGCTCCGCGGGTCCTGGATCGCTTCATGGCGCAGCACGAGGCGTTCGCCAGGAACGGCGGGAAGGTCGCGCCCGAGTGGCTACGCGTCCTGCGCGCTGGCGCACTGGCGCGCTTCGCGGAACTCGGCTTCCCGACGACGAAGCTCGAGGCATGGCGCTTCACCAGCGTGCAGCCGATCGCCGAGACCGCGTTCGCGCCCGCGAGCGAGGCCTCCGGTGAGTTGCCGGCTGGGAAGTCGCTCGAGCGGCTCGAGCTGTGCGAGGCGCGGCGGCACCTCGCGGTCTTCGTCAACGGGCGGTTCGTCGAGGCGCTGTCGTCGGTGGCCGGCCTGCCGGCCGGCGCCCGGGTCGGCAGCCTCGTCGGCGCGCTTGAGCGTGAGCCGGAGTTGGTGGAGCGGCATCTGGCGCGGCAGGCGCTCCTCGACGATAACGCGTTCGCGGCGCTGAACACGGCGTTCGTGCACGATGGAGCGTTCGTCTACCTGCCGGAAGGCACGGTCATGGAAGAGCCGGTGCAGCTCCTCTTCCTATCGATGCCGGGCGCGGAGCCGATGGTCTCCCACCCGCGTAGCCTCATCGTGGTGGAGCGGATGGCGCGGGCCTCCGTGGTCGAGACGTATGCCGGACACGGCGACGGCGTCTACTGGACCAACGCCGTGACGGAGGTGGTCCTCGGCGACGGCGCGCGCGCCGATTGTTACCGGGTGCAGCGCGAGAGCGAGCGGGCATACCATGTCGCCACGACCCAGACGCGGCAGGGCCGGGACAGCGTGCTGTCGGTCCACGCCGTGGTCCTGGGCGCGGTTCTTTCGCGTCACGACATCGGCACCGTGCTCGACGGGCCCGGCGGCAAGTGCACTCTGAACGGCCTGTACCTGCTCGAGGGCAGGCAACACGCGGACCACCACACCACCATCGACCACGCCCAGCCGCACTGTGAGAGCCACGAGTACTTCAACGGCGTGCTGGACGGGCGGTCCCGCGGGGTATTCAACGGCCGGATCATCGTGCGCAAGGGCGCGCAGCGCACCGACTCGAAGCAGACCAACAACAACCTCGTGCTCTCCGAGGAAGCGCGCGCCGACAGCCAGCCGCAACTGGAGATCTACGCCGACGATGTGAAGTGCACTCACGGCGCGACGCTCGGACCAATCGACGAGAAAGCCCTTTTCTATCTCAAGAGCCGGGGTCTTTCGCCTAACGAAGCGCAGGGTCTCCTCACCTACGGCTTCGGCGCGGAGATCCTGGACAGAATGGAGATCGCGCCGCTCCGGGTGCAGCTGGAGCGGCTGGTGCGCGCGCGGCTGCTCAACCGCGCCCGGGGGCGGCGGGCGGCGTGA